A single Streptomyces mirabilis DNA region contains:
- the rpsN gene encoding 30S ribosomal protein S14, translating to MAKKSKIAKNERRREVVARYAARRAELKEILRRPSSTEAERAAAREELRRQPRDASATRVRNRDSVDGRPRGYLRTFGLSRVNLREQAHAGFLPGVRKSSW from the coding sequence ATGGCGAAGAAGAGCAAGATCGCGAAGAACGAGCGACGCCGGGAGGTCGTCGCCCGGTACGCGGCGCGGCGGGCCGAGCTGAAGGAGATCCTCCGCCGGCCGTCCTCGACCGAGGCCGAACGGGCCGCCGCGCGGGAGGAACTGCGCCGCCAGCCGCGCGACGCGAGCGCCACCCGCGTCCGCAACCGCGACAGCGTGGACGGCCGCCCCCGCGGCTACCTGCGCACCTTCGGGCTGTCCCGGGTGAATCTGCGGGAGCAGGCGCATGCGGGATTCCTGCCGGGTGTTCGCAAGTCATCCTGGTAG
- a CDS encoding DUF4232 domain-containing protein, translating to MRALPIAVVAAAAALTLTACDSGGSSSDSAGGKKASPASSAAASTACKIDQIGIQVGPANAAPAAGDTGNVPVTLTNKGAECTLQGFPTVKVQDGGTSTDVPEEKSATPPKQTLAASGTASFTITYVRGTAGDGKSLAATTLKIGLPGAATTQSFKWSYGPLAGKTGPTDPNASVSSFQPAGD from the coding sequence ATGCGCGCCCTTCCGATCGCCGTCGTCGCCGCCGCGGCGGCACTCACCTTGACCGCCTGCGACAGCGGCGGCAGCAGCAGCGACAGTGCCGGCGGCAAGAAGGCCTCGCCCGCCTCCTCCGCCGCCGCCTCCACTGCCTGCAAGATCGACCAGATCGGCATCCAGGTCGGCCCCGCCAACGCCGCCCCGGCCGCCGGTGACACCGGCAACGTGCCCGTCACCCTCACCAACAAGGGCGCCGAGTGCACCCTCCAGGGCTTCCCCACCGTCAAGGTGCAGGACGGGGGCACGAGTACGGACGTGCCCGAGGAGAAGTCCGCGACTCCGCCGAAGCAGACGCTGGCGGCGAGCGGCACCGCCTCCTTCACGATCACCTACGTACGGGGCACGGCGGGCGACGGGAAGAGCCTCGCCGCGACCACGCTGAAGATCGGTCTGCCCGGTGCCGCCACCACCCAGAGCTTCAAGTGGTCGTACGGCCCCCTCGCGGGCAAGACCGGCCCGACCGACCCGAACGCCTCCGTGAGCTCGTTCCAGCCCGCGGGCGACTGA
- a CDS encoding DUF2786 domain-containing protein, with translation MSSTPSTVERAFEAALYADSDAALDAGASLLAADPASDAELARRGEEFVAAAWRRGWQPADVVRIVRRELDDVHLQLVSELVRAEAGRDRRPRGPRWAAQLEELDARAPRTDRFSLATAALELYRLLLRLPTLEPLDAQGSHGTTRHPAAPQDSRMLTRIRALLAKAEATGFPEEAEALSAKAQELMARHSIDEALLAARTHAKDAPGACRIGVEPPYETAKAVLLDAVADTNRCRAVWNESLGFSTVVGFEPDLEAVELLYTSLLVQATAAMTKAEAAQRAGGRKRTKSFRQSFLAAYAHRIGDRLATAADGAEGEVASAAPAGELLPVLAARDVAVNDHMERMFPDTVTTRLRGVNDAAGWQEGAAAADRAQVRARPPLR, from the coding sequence ATGAGCAGTACGCCCAGCACCGTGGAGCGCGCCTTCGAGGCCGCGCTCTACGCCGACAGCGACGCGGCCCTCGACGCGGGCGCCTCGCTGCTCGCCGCCGACCCCGCCTCCGACGCCGAACTCGCCCGCCGGGGCGAGGAGTTCGTCGCCGCAGCCTGGCGTCGCGGCTGGCAGCCCGCCGACGTCGTACGGATCGTGCGGCGCGAACTGGACGACGTACACCTGCAGCTGGTGTCGGAGCTGGTGCGCGCGGAGGCCGGCCGGGACCGGCGGCCCCGGGGCCCGCGCTGGGCGGCGCAACTCGAAGAGCTCGACGCCCGCGCCCCGCGCACCGACCGCTTCTCGCTCGCGACCGCCGCGCTGGAGCTGTACCGGCTGCTGCTCCGCCTCCCCACCCTCGAGCCCCTCGACGCGCAGGGGTCGCACGGCACGACACGGCACCCGGCCGCACCGCAGGACTCCCGCATGCTCACCCGTATCCGCGCGCTGCTCGCCAAGGCCGAGGCGACCGGATTCCCGGAGGAGGCTGAGGCGCTGAGCGCCAAGGCACAGGAGCTGATGGCCCGGCACAGCATCGACGAGGCGCTGCTCGCGGCCCGTACGCACGCCAAGGACGCGCCCGGCGCCTGCCGCATCGGTGTCGAGCCGCCGTACGAGACGGCCAAGGCGGTACTGCTGGACGCGGTGGCGGACACGAACCGCTGTCGCGCCGTGTGGAACGAGTCGCTCGGATTCTCGACCGTCGTCGGCTTCGAACCCGACCTGGAGGCCGTCGAACTCCTCTACACCTCGCTGCTCGTGCAGGCCACGGCCGCGATGACGAAGGCGGAGGCGGCCCAGCGGGCCGGGGGAAGGAAGCGTACGAAGAGCTTCCGGCAGTCGTTCCTGGCCGCGTACGCGCACCGGATCGGCGACCGGCTGGCGACCGCCGCCGACGGGGCCGAGGGAGAGGTCGCGTCGGCGGCCCCGGCGGGGGAGCTGCTGCCCGTGCTGGCGGCTCGTGACGTGGCGGTCAACGACCACATGGAGCGGATGTTCCCGGACACCGTCACCACCCGCCTGCGCGGGGTCAACGACGCGGCCGGGTGGCAGGAAGGGGCCGCGGCGGCGGACCGCGCCCAGGTCAGGGCACGCCCGCCGCTTCGCTGA
- a CDS encoding Clp protease N-terminal domain-containing protein, whose protein sequence is MTTNPPVKASVRLDDLIEAIKKAHTDALEQLQDAVIAADHLGDVADHLIGHFVDQARRSGASWTDIGKSMGVTRQAAQKRFVPKAESDLDPSQGFGRYTPRARNAVMAAHNEAKAAGNAEGLTEHLVLGLLSEPEGLAAKAITAQGVTLDAVREAATAALPPAADEVPELIPYGPAAKKALELTFREALRLGHNYIGTEHILLALLEYENGNGVLSGLGIDKTAAEDYLARVLELITVAGQQKDQPDQKDEPDQKDQKDQ, encoded by the coding sequence ATGACGACGAACCCACCTGTCAAGGCATCCGTACGTCTCGACGACCTCATCGAGGCCATCAAGAAGGCCCACACCGACGCGCTCGAACAGCTCCAGGACGCGGTGATCGCGGCGGACCACCTCGGCGACGTGGCCGACCACCTGATCGGCCACTTCGTGGACCAGGCCCGGCGTTCGGGCGCGTCCTGGACGGACATCGGCAAGAGCATGGGGGTCACCCGGCAGGCGGCGCAGAAGCGCTTCGTCCCCAAGGCCGAGTCGGACCTCGACCCCAGCCAGGGCTTCGGCCGCTACACACCCCGCGCCCGGAACGCGGTCATGGCCGCGCACAACGAGGCGAAGGCCGCGGGCAACGCGGAGGGACTCACCGAGCACCTCGTCCTCGGCCTCCTCTCCGAGCCCGAGGGGCTCGCCGCGAAGGCGATCACCGCGCAGGGCGTGACCCTGGACGCCGTCCGCGAGGCCGCGACCGCGGCGCTTCCGCCTGCGGCCGACGAGGTCCCGGAGCTCATCCCGTACGGCCCCGCCGCGAAGAAGGCCCTGGAACTCACCTTCCGCGAGGCCCTCCGCCTCGGCCACAACTACATCGGCACCGAACACATCCTCCTGGCCCTCCTGGAGTACGAGAACGGCAACGGCGTCCTCAGTGGCCTCGGCATCGACAAGACAGCGGCGGAGGACTACCTCGCGCGCGTGCTGGAGCTCATCACGGTGGCGGGACAGCAGAAGGACCAGCCGGATCAGAAGGACGAGCCGGATCAGAAGGACCAGAAGGACCAGTAG
- a CDS encoding bifunctional 3'-5' exonuclease/DNA polymerase — MSDRWALGPAEDGGAEVAPLGPDGLPAGPVHREADLVEAVRGRPDVVRWVWRSTTEVYPRLLAAGVRVERCYDIEAAETLLLGHEGRLGEPRSAAAALARLRGGPVPPDPPQRSAEPGSQSSLFEPRPVHAPLEDLLAVYADQRRRHDTTAHPERMHLLTTAESAGMLVAAEMNRTGLPWRADVHREVLHELLGERYVGGGEPRRLAELTDEVSAAFGRRVRPDLPADVIKAFAQAGIKIKSTRRWEIETIGHPAVKPLLEYKKLYRIWVAHGWSWLQDWVRDGRFRPEYLPGGTVTGRWVTNGGGALQIPKVIRRAVVADPGWRLVVADADQMEPRVLAAISRDPGLMEVAGRESDLYQSVSDRAFAGDRAQAKLAVLGAVYGQTSGDGLKNLAALRRRFPRAVAYVDDAAQAGEEGRLVRTWLGRTSPPAAGASDAASEEAGLPQDEPAEALGDQGWVPGYASSNSRARGRFARNFVVQGSAADWALLLLAALRRTCADLAAELVFFQHDEVIVHCPAEEADAVVAAIREAAELAGRLTFGETPVRFPFTTAVVECYADAK, encoded by the coding sequence ATGAGCGACCGGTGGGCTCTCGGGCCGGCCGAGGACGGTGGTGCGGAGGTCGCCCCCCTCGGCCCCGACGGGCTGCCCGCGGGACCGGTGCACAGGGAGGCGGACCTGGTCGAGGCCGTGCGGGGGCGACCCGACGTGGTCCGGTGGGTCTGGCGGTCCACGACCGAGGTCTATCCGCGTCTGCTCGCCGCGGGGGTGCGAGTGGAGCGGTGTTACGACATCGAGGCCGCCGAGACGCTGCTGCTCGGCCACGAGGGCCGGCTCGGCGAACCCCGGTCGGCGGCCGCCGCGCTGGCAAGGCTGCGCGGCGGCCCCGTGCCGCCGGATCCCCCGCAGCGCTCCGCCGAGCCCGGCTCGCAGTCGTCCCTCTTCGAGCCGCGCCCGGTCCATGCACCGCTGGAAGACCTCCTGGCGGTGTACGCCGATCAGCGCCGCCGGCACGACACGACCGCGCACCCGGAGCGCATGCACCTGCTGACGACGGCCGAGTCCGCGGGCATGCTGGTGGCGGCCGAGATGAACCGCACCGGGCTGCCGTGGCGCGCGGACGTCCACCGCGAGGTGCTGCACGAACTGCTCGGCGAGCGGTACGTGGGCGGCGGCGAGCCCAGACGCCTCGCCGAGCTCACGGACGAGGTGTCGGCCGCCTTCGGCAGACGCGTCCGCCCCGACCTGCCCGCCGACGTCATCAAGGCCTTCGCCCAGGCCGGGATCAAGATCAAGTCCACCCGGCGGTGGGAGATCGAGACCATCGGGCATCCTGCCGTGAAGCCGCTGCTCGAGTACAAGAAGCTGTACCGGATCTGGGTGGCGCACGGCTGGTCCTGGCTCCAGGACTGGGTGCGCGACGGACGCTTCCGGCCCGAGTACCTGCCCGGCGGGACCGTCACCGGCCGCTGGGTGACCAACGGCGGAGGCGCCCTGCAGATCCCCAAGGTGATCCGGCGTGCCGTCGTCGCCGACCCGGGCTGGCGGCTCGTGGTGGCCGACGCCGACCAGATGGAGCCGCGGGTGCTGGCCGCGATCTCGCGCGACCCCGGCCTGATGGAAGTCGCGGGCCGGGAGAGCGACCTGTACCAGTCGGTGTCGGACCGGGCGTTCGCCGGCGACCGGGCACAGGCCAAACTCGCCGTGCTCGGCGCGGTGTACGGGCAGACGTCCGGCGACGGCCTGAAGAACCTGGCCGCGCTGAGAAGACGCTTCCCCCGGGCCGTCGCCTACGTGGACGACGCGGCGCAGGCCGGCGAGGAGGGCCGACTCGTACGGACGTGGCTGGGGCGGACAAGTCCCCCGGCGGCCGGCGCGTCCGACGCCGCGTCGGAGGAGGCGGGCCTCCCCCAGGACGAACCCGCCGAGGCCCTCGGAGACCAGGGCTGGGTTCCGGGCTACGCCTCCTCCAACTCCCGCGCCCGCGGCCGCTTCGCACGCAACTTCGTCGTCCAGGGCAGCGCCGCCGACTGGGCACTGCTGCTGCTCGCCGCCCTGCGGCGCACCTGCGCGGACCTCGCCGCCGAACTGGTCTTCTTCCAGCACGACGAGGTGATCGTGCACTGTCCGGCCGAGGAGGCGGACGCGGTCGTGGCCGCGATCCGGGAGGCCGCGGAGCTGGCGGGACGGCTGACGTTCGGCGAGACCCCGGTCCGCTTCCCGTTCACGACGGCGGTGGTGGAGTGCTACGCGGACGCGAAGTGA
- a CDS encoding AfsR/SARP family transcriptional regulator, with protein sequence MRYGLRFGLLGPPVLYDADGEVRSIGGGKMRALLVALLLEPGRVVSVDALKDALWGGAPPASAQASLQNHVTRLRRLLDDPERLRAMPPGYLLRVGEGELDVRVFESHVTAARAAYAGRDWERALREALAALALWRGTPLGGVPPELGGHALVQRLEEARLLVLEWRYEAELRLAGPGTGGAGTGGAGEGTGGVGRAEGAGVGWVFGDIGDAGVSVDAKATEATGAPNTSNTSSAPGTTRLAALAPELSALVAEYPLREAFHRLLMLVLHRTGRQAEALAVHRDLRTRLVEELGVEPGPAVRAAHLEILRERAGESDESARDRNGNAGEDGDRTERAAPAPPRPAQLPPPPGHFTGRTDVRRELNVALDTARHPRPPAPAVAVISGMAGVGKSALALHVAHGLRERFPDGQLYVNLHGATPGMTPLTPGQALAALLRDLGAEPRRIPEHPDAAAALLRSMLAPTRTLMVLDDAAHAAQVRPLLPAGAGCAVIVTSRSPLTALDGVRRFPLAPLSVEDSAALLRAVSGRVDGLDGAHPLVELTGRLPLALRVVAARLAARRALTPDVLAGQLTATEGRLHHLEYDDLSVRRSLAVALDALRASEREADQDAALVLSGIGALDLPVYGAPLLARLSGIAEFRAEAALDRLVDVALLEETAYGRYAPHDLVRDFAREIAGATEGEPGDGGAGICVSERALRWYAGVAARSLEAIVEPGLDREDRSRPTVAQPAAHTVDAAATPPFCTARDAFAWGDLELENVVALVERYADTSAYVPVLVRLLNPYLQRSGRVPESEVLLRAALGAARRLGDEAAQAYALGDLAGLHFMTGRAGEALTLNDEALAIWRRLGVLSWIRRGLNNRGMLLEGLGRHAESSEALLQSLELSRELGDPHTEAITYSHLGNLYEHTDARAAIEHHKRSLAIGDAMDDVIIRHSAHCNIGYAHLTLGEPAAAVPHFEESLRILGGHGDWHGESQTRLGLVRALRGVGHVERAARECDLLLCRADQRADRYTGGLARHQLGLLLHAQGDAGGAYELWKSALAALDGTDSSVVGALKELLEEE encoded by the coding sequence ATGCGGTACGGGCTGCGGTTCGGGCTGCTGGGGCCGCCGGTGTTGTACGACGCCGACGGCGAGGTCCGTTCGATCGGCGGCGGCAAGATGCGCGCCCTGCTGGTCGCGCTGCTCCTGGAGCCGGGCCGGGTCGTCTCGGTGGACGCGCTCAAGGACGCGCTGTGGGGCGGGGCGCCGCCCGCGTCGGCGCAGGCCTCGTTGCAGAACCACGTCACCCGGCTGCGGCGGCTCCTCGACGATCCGGAGCGGCTGCGGGCCATGCCGCCCGGATATCTGCTGCGGGTCGGCGAGGGCGAGTTGGACGTGCGCGTCTTCGAGTCCCACGTCACGGCCGCTCGCGCCGCGTACGCCGGGCGCGACTGGGAGCGGGCGCTGCGCGAGGCCCTGGCGGCGCTCGCGCTGTGGCGCGGCACACCGCTCGGCGGGGTCCCGCCCGAACTCGGCGGACACGCGCTCGTCCAGCGTCTGGAGGAGGCGCGACTGCTCGTCCTGGAGTGGCGGTACGAGGCCGAGCTGCGGCTTGCGGGGCCGGGTACCGGGGGTGCCGGTACCGGCGGTGCGGGCGAGGGTACCGGTGGTGTCGGGCGAGCCGAGGGTGCCGGGGTCGGCTGGGTCTTCGGGGACATCGGGGACGCCGGGGTCTCCGTCGACGCAAAGGCAACGGAAGCCACCGGTGCCCCCAACACCTCCAACACCTCCAGCGCCCCCGGCACCACCCGACTCGCCGCCCTCGCACCTGAGTTGTCCGCACTTGTCGCCGAGTACCCCCTGCGCGAGGCCTTCCACCGGCTGCTGATGCTCGTACTGCACCGCACCGGACGTCAGGCCGAGGCCCTGGCCGTCCACCGCGATCTACGGACCCGCCTCGTCGAGGAACTCGGTGTCGAGCCCGGGCCCGCGGTGCGCGCGGCGCATCTGGAGATCCTGCGTGAGCGGGCGGGGGAGAGCGACGAGTCCGCGCGCGACCGGAACGGGAACGCGGGCGAGGACGGAGACCGTACGGAGCGGGCCGCCCCGGCCCCGCCCCGGCCCGCCCAACTCCCGCCCCCGCCCGGACACTTCACCGGCCGCACCGATGTACGCCGGGAACTGAACGTGGCCCTCGACACGGCCCGGCATCCCAGGCCTCCCGCTCCGGCCGTCGCCGTCATCAGCGGGATGGCCGGAGTCGGTAAGAGCGCCCTGGCGCTGCATGTGGCACACGGCCTGCGGGAACGTTTCCCCGACGGCCAGCTGTACGTCAACCTGCACGGGGCCACGCCCGGAATGACCCCCCTCACCCCCGGCCAGGCGCTCGCCGCGCTGCTGCGCGACCTCGGTGCCGAGCCGCGCCGTATCCCCGAACACCCGGACGCCGCCGCCGCGTTGCTCCGCTCGATGCTGGCTCCGACGCGCACCCTGATGGTGCTCGACGACGCCGCGCACGCCGCGCAGGTACGTCCGCTGCTGCCCGCGGGCGCGGGGTGCGCGGTGATCGTGACGAGCCGTTCGCCGCTCACCGCGCTGGACGGCGTGCGGCGCTTCCCGCTCGCGCCGCTCTCGGTCGAGGACAGCGCGGCGCTGCTGCGCGCGGTGTCCGGACGGGTGGACGGCCTCGACGGCGCGCACCCCCTCGTCGAACTCACCGGCCGGCTCCCGCTCGCCCTGCGCGTGGTCGCGGCCCGTCTCGCCGCGCGCCGCGCGCTCACCCCGGACGTCCTCGCCGGTCAACTGACCGCCACCGAAGGACGGTTGCATCATCTGGAGTACGACGACCTGAGCGTCCGCAGATCCCTGGCCGTCGCGCTCGACGCGCTGCGTGCCTCGGAGCGGGAGGCCGACCAGGACGCGGCGCTCGTGCTGAGCGGCATCGGCGCACTCGACCTCCCCGTGTACGGGGCGCCCCTGCTCGCCCGGCTCTCCGGCATCGCCGAGTTCCGTGCCGAGGCCGCCCTCGACCGCCTCGTCGACGTCGCGCTCCTGGAGGAGACGGCGTACGGCCGCTATGCACCCCACGACCTCGTCCGCGACTTCGCCCGGGAGATCGCGGGCGCGACGGAAGGGGAACCCGGAGACGGGGGCGCGGGCATCTGCGTGTCCGAGCGGGCGTTGCGCTGGTACGCCGGTGTCGCCGCCCGCTCCCTCGAAGCGATCGTCGAGCCGGGCCTCGACCGCGAGGACCGCAGCCGGCCGACCGTCGCGCAGCCGGCCGCGCACACGGTGGACGCCGCGGCCACGCCGCCGTTCTGCACCGCCAGGGACGCCTTCGCCTGGGGCGACCTGGAACTGGAGAACGTGGTGGCGCTGGTGGAGCGGTACGCGGACACATCCGCGTACGTTCCCGTGCTGGTGCGGCTGCTCAACCCCTACCTCCAGCGCAGCGGCCGGGTCCCGGAGTCGGAGGTGCTCCTGCGGGCCGCGCTGGGCGCGGCCCGGCGGCTCGGGGACGAGGCCGCGCAGGCGTACGCGCTCGGCGACCTCGCGGGGCTGCACTTCATGACCGGCCGCGCGGGCGAGGCGCTCACGTTGAACGACGAGGCGCTGGCGATCTGGCGGCGGCTCGGGGTGCTGTCGTGGATCCGGCGCGGTCTGAACAACCGCGGCATGCTCCTCGAGGGGCTGGGCCGCCACGCCGAGTCCAGCGAGGCGCTGCTGCAGAGCCTCGAACTCTCCCGGGAGCTGGGCGACCCGCACACCGAGGCCATCACCTACAGCCATCTCGGCAATCTGTACGAGCACACGGACGCCCGTGCCGCCATCGAGCACCACAAGCGCAGCCTGGCGATCGGCGACGCGATGGACGACGTGATCATCCGGCACTCCGCGCACTGCAACATCGGCTATGCCCACCTGACGCTCGGCGAACCGGCCGCCGCCGTACCGCACTTCGAGGAGAGCCTGCGCATCCTCGGCGGTCACGGCGACTGGCACGGGGAGTCGCAGACGCGGCTCGGGCTGGTGCGCGCGCTGCGCGGGGTGGGGCATGTCGAGCGGGCCGCGCGCGAGTGCGATCTGCTGCTGTGCCGCGCCGACCAGCGCGCCGACCGGTACACCGGCGGGCTCGCCCGGCATCAGCTGGGGCTGCTGCTGCACGCGCAGGGGGATGCCGGAGGGGCGTACGAGCTGTGGAAGTCGGCGCTCGCGGCGCTGGACGGGACGGACAGCTCGGTGGTGGGAGCGCTGAAGGAACTCCTGGAGGAGGAGTAG